TGATTTGCATTTGCTGTCATGTTGGCTATTTCAGGGCAACCCACAATGCTCATGCTGACTgatggattctggaagttgttgtccaaaaagtaacttctctgaaGTGTGGTTGGTGAACTATGGCTGTCAGAGTAGTAACAAGCAGATGCCTCCTACTGCTAATACAGAGGCTTTATCAAAGGAAAAAGATAAGGAGAAGCCAATGAGCAGATTAGCCTGGTTTAAGGTCCATATCACCACTACTTACTATCAAGAAGCTGGCAATCATTTCTTTTCTGGGCCAAACTACAGTTAACACATAATTAGAAGCAAAGCTCTTtaagtggtgctgggggacaattGCTCTGAGaccatcaggaggtttgggctgaggagtcagcaatatgctctacatctcattttccaccaatccaggtgaggcgtttctgtgctgaactcgtgtctggacctgataatggcctggatgagggttaataaattgaaactcagtccagacaagatggaagtgctgttagtgggtgcttcactggacaggctggagggccattttccctgccctgaatggggttgcactccccctaagggacagggtccgcagcctgtaggtgctcctggaccccagtctaactctggaagcccaggtggactcagtggccaggggcgccttccttcagctgcagaaattataccagctatggctctacctggaggagcagagtctcatgacagttacacatgtactggtaacatcctgtatagattactgcaaagtgctgtatgtggggctgcctctgaagatggtctggtgactgcaactggttcagaatcaagctgTGTAGCTGgcgagtggtggggccgctaggaaACACATCAGGctcattctgtttaaattacattggttactagttgctgcctgggcccaattaaaagtgcttgttttgacatataaagccctaaatggcttgggccctgggtaactgaaggaccgcctccttccatatgaacctacccagcagttaagatctagccaggggacccttttgaaagagccgtccctcaaggaggcaagagggatggcttgtagacaaagggccttcttggcagctgcccccagactatagaatgccctcccgactgagattcgtctggcgccgacgctgatgacatttcggtgccaggtcaaaactttcctgttccaggtttttaattgaaataatatcaactgtgggtcccgatggcaatttttagagcactgtatttttaattgtatttttattattttatctttttactatatttaaattgttgtaagccacccagtgtgagaagcatataaataaataaattgtaaaagaGGATGTGTTTATTCTCACAGAACTTGTCTTCACGTGCAAATTAACTTGCTACTGGTTGGTAACTGGTTAGGTATAACTTCATCTGCCTATCTCAGGCTTAAATAGATTTGTGTGCATGGAGAGAAAATGTTGTAAATAAAGGAAATTTATATTCACCTTACCCCTTTATCCAATTCTCAGTTTTCTACTAATATTCTGTCTCCATAAACTGTGCCTTGATGGAGTATATAATTCGTGCCACAGGTCTGTGAATCTTAAATCCCTGCCCCTGTATTTATTTGGTGAAACAATAACCTTATTTCCTGATGAAAATTCAGGAAATAGTAAAGCAGGAAATTGTGTATTTCTGCTGTACACATGTATGGTCTTGATTAAAGATGGGTatgaattggggtgtgtgtgtgaggcaaTTTGTTGTGATTCGTAATTCATCAAGGACAATGAACCATGAAAAACACTTCCCCCCAACAAACTGATTTGTTGCTTCATCTTGaatttaaaatcctataaaacaGCTCCTCAGGCACCTAGACAAACCAAAATTACCGAGAAGATTCGCCTGACTCTCCTCTGCAAGCCCTGCagatttggtgaagtttgggttttggacatcagAGTTGTACACCCACAAAGGGGGTCCCCCCCCAgtaaagtgccctttagcagcttgCTTGCGGCAGTGATGGAATTTCCTtctgctaaagcagtggtccccaaccttgggcctccagatgttcttgaactacaactcccagaagccttcaccaccacctgtgctggccaggatttctgggagtggaagtccaagaacatctggaggcccaaggttggggaccactgtgctaaaggacactttcctgggggggggcatttgtGGATGtctaactcagatgtccaaaccctaatcttcaccaaatttggagggattgtaggggaagcttctctgcagttctggtgtctctaggtgctgggggaggCATTTTATAGCTCGACAAAttcaaaaaatatatcaaaaactGCTAAAAATccgttgattcatattcattgggggccATCACTTCTGATGAATATGACTCAACAAATTAGTtatttttgacaaattttgcaattcatgttttaattcatgtccatctctagtcttgaTCCAAGTTCTATCAGTGGAGCAGCTGACCCATCACCACTTGAGATAGGGAAGGGAGAATTCTTGGCAACTTCCCTTTTTTTTACAATCCCATCTGCAGTCTAAAACATCTTGAGAGTGGGTGGGGCAGTAAGGTTCCACCTCTGCTTTAAACAGCCTGTCTGAATGATTCAAGCTCTCTGTAACTGGCCATCTTCAAGAGCTGAGCCAACAGCCAAAGTCATTTCATTTTCAGCACTCATTCTTATTCGTCTTGTTTCCTGCCAACCAGAGATTGGACAACATGATTTGTTGCACATCTGCAGTCACTGGAATTGTTGCCATATTCCACTGGCCAAAAAATGTGGCTAACAGACCTATTATAAAAGTTCTAAGAAGTGCCTATAAGAAATCAATGCTTCTGAAAGGCAAATAGCCTTGCAAAAATTACAATTTTTCCAGGGGACTGCCATGTTATATTTCAAACTGGAACGGAATCTAGCGATCAGTACTAGTAACACAGTTCTGTATTGCATTAGAAAGAGCTCAATAAATTTTATTCCATTATAAAAAGTAGTTACaaaaattctgcaaaatatgCTTGACAAATGGCAAATATTCAGAATTGATCTGAAATACAAAGCATGTCTTTGGTAATTTATATATATCATAGTTTCCTTCTATCAGGTTATAATTATCATATatactgtttgtttttatttacaatGCTTGTTCTTATTTACAATGCTATATGCATTAAGGATACCTTTAATGAGAAACATACATAGTAGTTGTAcattcagtcactaattttaatacAAAAGGCAACCAcggcaattttaaaaaacagcaaatatagatATTGGTTTTCCAAAATGGCACACAATACATTTTCAACACTCTTGAGATGGATCGGAACTAGAGCTGGCCAATGTATTTTCAACACACTCCTGAGCAGTCATAACGTGGCCTTGAATTGTTTAACCAAGCATTAACATGGATCTGTTGAGGTGGAGCATCTATTCTCACTGGAGGCAGACAGTGAAGGTGTTCTAGGACAAGAAAAgtttgatcctccagatgtttcagaggaCAACTCCCACTAATTCTTTACCATTGCTCGTCCACGTTGGCCAAGGCTTCTGCGAGCTGAACACACCACCCCCAAACACCAGGAGAGTTTATAAGTCCTGTGCCTTTGTTGTAAGCGTGCCCACCTCTCCTAAAGCGATGCTCATATTGGCTCAGCTGAGCAAATGAGCACTGTTACCGCAAGCAATTACACGGCAAGCCTACAAGGGAAGGTTCTTCACTTCTTTTTCCACAGTTCTGGATCAtctaaattcattttttaaaaaagtgctgaATTTCATTAGCATTCAGTGGAAAGGGGACAGGCTGAAATGAATATAAAATGGTGTGGCATTTTTTCCCCAAGTCAGAATGAAAAGGTATGTGTTCAGTGCTGGAATTTAGCCAAAGAGGATGGGCATTTCAAGTTCCAGGTTTGATCTTCGCTGCAAACCATGTTTACCTGCAGGTAATGGTGCTGGTGATATAACATCTGACAAACAGATCTACATTCTCACTGGTATGCTCCATGCCAaattgcacattaaaaaaaaaaaagtacgtTCAGAAAATCAGGTCTGAGATCTTAACAATTTAGCATCGCTTAGAACTGAGAGAGTTTCTCCACCTTTGACATAAGGTTCGCTAAAATATTTAGACTTAAATCTGTTTGGAACATATTTGGAACAAATAATtccctctccacacacaccccatgcttTCTATAGAGAGTCAACCCTGCCCCCTTCCATCTTCAGGTTGATGTCAtcaaaaaaaagaaatctttaaagaaataatttagTAGTCTGACTGTAAGCAGCAGTCAGATCATTGTGTTGTTAATTAGCTTAAAGAATTTCTAAAGACAGCACAATGCAATCTTCACAGATTGTTGACTGCAATAGAATCACAAGAGTTTACTCTTCTGTGGAATATTCTACACTGTTTTAATCTGGTGCCACCAAAAAGAACCAGATGGCAAATTCTGTATTTAGAGGCTGCACTTTAAGTATTGGGCTCTATTCAGTCCTTTGAACCACACATACCATAATAAACTTGGTGTGCTAGTGTAGAAAGGAACACAAGCAGAGAGTTGCCACCTGAAACTTCAAAAAGAAAGATCAAAACACAGAGGTTGCATAACCCATAATAGCACTAAACAAACACAATCACAGAGGCACCTTCGCCATTTAGCATCAATTAGCTATGGCACATTGCATCCATCTTATGTGAataccagtaggattttggccaatggaaAAAGATCTGAGCAACAGTGGTAGAAACATATATaattgggagggggaggagagagtaATCTTTATGCAGTGTTATGTGTTTCTTCCTCCCTTACCCTGCCAATTCTTCTTCCCCCCACCACACCCAACATCCTTTTCTCTACTAATTTGTTCACATCCTGCACTGTAAGACAAACTACAGGAATTTGTGAGACAATTTAAGATTTATTAATTCTATGGAATTACGATTGGAAACCAATTGCACCCCCCCTACAAATCCACCTGCCCTTGCTTAAGACCTCAGACCCACAAAAGTGgaaagctgaacacatttcatTCCAATTCCATTTCTTGTGATCAAAAGATGAAGTGATAAGAGTGAAGCAAGAAGCACAGGTTCTTCCAGCATTCGAGCCCTTACCAAATTGCACCAATTACCCAGAAAACCCTAAAAGCATTAAGCAAgcaatatgtatgtgtgtgtgtgcatatatatatattgtgctgAACAGAACTGAGGAGAAATTAGCCCTTCTGGTACTGTGAGATGACCAGCTGTTTTACATGGTTGACCGCTGTCCAGCTTCATCAAGTTTGGGACTTCGTTTCCTAGAGGAGGCCTCGCTGTTGAACTCCACGTCAGACTTATCTGTGTTGCTGCAATCGGTCATTGTGGACCCCTCTTCGTTCCCATCCAGCATCCCCCCATttctctgctgggtttttgtGCTCTGTTCTGGGGGGCGCTTCCAGGAGGGCCTCGTTGCCATCCACAAAATGACAGCCCCAAAGACAACGATCAGCACCCCAAGAGTATTGACAAAAACACCTTCTTCTGGCAAACTGCTGTAGGGAGGTTTTTTCCTGGTGGGGAAGAAAGTTTCCGTAAGAGGATGactaaaaacatgaaaaaaaatatgttaacaGTGAAATTGAAGAATACTTACAAAGCAAAAATAAGTTTTTCTGTAATTCCCATGAGTGCAGTGGCAATCACTGTTCCAAAGAGGGCCAGGCCTGAATAGACATGTATTGGCATGACAGTCGCTCGGAGAGAAGCAGGAGCAAAAGGGAGCAGGAAGACGGCAAAACCTAGAACAAGCTAAACACAGATAATGTTGTGTGACCTGGAAATGTCATTTCaagcaaaggaagccacagcatcTTATATAGATTAATATTGCTTCATAAACATAACAGGGCCACTTTCAGTGGCCCGAATGGCTACCCTCAGGTGAATCATTTTATACATGTACAGGCAAAAGGAGGAAAGGTACCATTATTACAAACGTGAAGCCAGAAGGACAAGCAATGCAAGAGATTTGGTGCAGagcagagaaacaaacaagagaGAGCCAGAAGGGTAAAAGACAAAGTCAGATTATGTGCAGGTTGGACCCACCCTCAACTGACTAACAGTAacctgctagagatgggcacaaacggcCAGTTTGGCGGATCATAATGGTTTGTTCTTCAGATGCACAGCTGCTCCGTGGGCACCCTTGGCTTCCCTGCTGGGCCTCGTCCTCTGAGTGGGCACAGGctggaagtgggggagggaagctgGG
The Pogona vitticeps strain Pit_001003342236 chromosome 1, PviZW2.1, whole genome shotgun sequence genome window above contains:
- the CYBRD1 gene encoding plasma membrane ascorbate-dependent reductase CYBRD1: MEGYVLFLALLGSALGLGFLAVVFALVWVLLYREGLAWNGDGAEFNWHPVLITTGFVYVQGIAIIVYRLPWTWKCSKFLMKLIHAGLNTIALILAIISLVAVFDFHNHKNIPNMYSLHSWIGLTAVILYSVQLVLGFAVFLLPFAPASLRATVMPIHVYSGLALFGTVIATALMGITEKLIFALKKPPYSSLPEEGVFVNTLGVLIVVFGAVILWMATRPSWKRPPEQSTKTQQRNGGMLDGNEEGSTMTDCSNTDKSDVEFNSEASSRKRSPKLDEAGQRSTM